The Populus trichocarpa isolate Nisqually-1 chromosome 11, P.trichocarpa_v4.1, whole genome shotgun sequence genome has a segment encoding these proteins:
- the LOC7455893 gene encoding probable alpha,alpha-trehalose-phosphate synthase [UDP-forming] 7: MMSRSYTNLLDLASGNFPAMGQPRERKRLPRVMTVPGVISELDDDVANSVTSDVPSSVVQDRIIIVGNQLPVKAKRRPDNKGWSFSWDEDSLLLQLKDGLPEEMEVLYVGSLRADIDLSEQEDVSQILLDRFKCVPAFLPPDILSKFYHGFCKQYLWPLFHYMLPISGNHGGRFDRSLWEAYVAANKIFSQRVIEVINPEDDYVWIHDYHLMVLPTFLRRRFNRLRMGFFLHSPFPSSEIYRTLPVREEILKALLNSDLIGFHTFDYARHFLSCCSRMLGLEYQSKRGYIGLEYYGRTVGIKIMPVGIHMGQIQSVLKLADKDWRVEELKQQFEGKTVLLGVDDMDIFKGVNLKLLAMEQLLKQHPKWQRRAVLVQITNPARGRGRDLEEVQAEIQESCRRINETFGRPGYEPVVFIDRPVSLSERSAYFTIAECVVVAAVRDGMNLTPYEYIVCRQGVSGSESSSGSSGPKKSMLVVSEFIGCSPSLSGAIRVNPWNIEATAEAMNEAISMADSEKQLRHEKHYRYVSTHDVAYWSRSFYQDMERTCKDHFRRRCWGIGLSFGFRVVALDPNFKKLNIDQIESAYIKSKNRAILLDYDGTVMPQTTINKTPNQEVISIINTLCSDVKNTVFVVSGRGRDSLGKWFAHCKKLGIAAEHGYFMRWSVDEDWENCGQSSDFGWTQIAEPVMNLYTEATDGSSIETKESALVWHHRDADPGFGAAQAKELLDHLESVLANEPVAVKSGQCIVEVKPQGISKGSVAEKIFTSMAESGRQADFVLCIGDDRSDEDMFESIDNAIANGILTSSKSVFACTVGQKPSKAKYYLDDTTDVINMLEALAEASDPSPSAGSSP; encoded by the exons ATGATGTCTAGATCATATACCAATCTATTAGATCTAGCTTCTGGTAACTTTCCGGCAATGGGTCAACCTCGGGAGAGAAAGCGGTTGCCTCGTGTAATGACAGTTCCGGGGGTTATTTCTGAGCTTGATGATGATGTGGCTAATAGTGTGACCTCAGATGTACCTTCATCGGTAGTTCAGGACCGGATAATCATTGTAGGGAATCAGTTGCCGGTAAAAGCAAAGCGCAGACCGGATAATAAAGGATGGAGCTTTAGTTGGGATGAGGATTCGTTGTTATTGCAGTTAAAAGATGGCTTGCCTGAAGAAATGGAGGTTTTATATGTCGGTTCTTTGCGGGCAGATATTGATTTGAGTGAACAAGAGGATGTCTCACAGATCTTGTTGGACAGGTTCAAGTGTGTACCAGCATTTCTGCCTCCTGATATTTTGTCCAAGTTTTATCATGGGTTTTGTAAACAGTATTTGTGGCCACTTTTTCATTACATGCTTCCTATTTCGGGTAATCATGGTGGGCGATTTGATCGGTCTTTGTGGGAGGCATATGTGGCAGCAAATAAGATCTTCTCGCAAAGGGTGATTGAAGTTATAAATCCAGAGGATGACTATGTTTGGATTCATGACTATCATTTGATGGTGCTGCCTACATTCTTGAGGAGAAGGTTCAATAGATTGAGAATGGGATTCTTTCTTCACAGTCCATTTCCTTCATCTGAGATATATAGGACTTTGCCTGTTAGGGAAGAGATCCTTAAGGCACTGTTGAATTCGGACCTCATTGGTTTTCACACTTTTGATTATGCCCGACATTTTCTATCTTGTTGCAGTCGGATGTTGGGGTTGGAGTATCAGTCAAAGAGGGGTTACATTGGGTTAGAGTATTATGGCAGGACTGTTGGAATAAAGATCATGCCAGTTGGGATACATATGGGGCAGATTCAGTCTGTCTTGAAACTTGCGGATAAGGATTGGAGGGTAGAAGAGCTCAAACAACAGTTTGAAGGAAAGACGGTTTTACTTGGGGTTGATGATATGGACATCTTTAAAGGTGTTAATTTGAAGCTTTTGGCAATGGAGCAGCTGCTGAAACAGCACCCAAAGTGGCAACGAAGGGCTGTTTTGGTGCAGATAACTAATCCTGCCAGGGGACGAGGGAGAGATCTTGAGGAAGTGCAAGCTGAAATACAGGAAAGCTGCAGGAGAATTAATGAGACTTTTGGTCGACCTGGCTATGAACCAGTTGTCTTTATTGATCGACCAGTATCTCTCAGTGAAAGATCTGCATATTTCACCATTGCTGAGTGTGTTGTTGTGGCAGCTGTGAGAGATGGGATGAATCTCACTCCTTATGAGTATATTGTGTGCAGACAGGGAGTTTCTGGGTCAGAGTCTAGCTCAGGATCAAGTGGCCCCAAGAAGAGCATGCTGGTTGTATCAGAGTTCATTGGATGTTCCCCTTCACTCAGTGGTGCAATTCGAGTCAATCCATGGAACATTGAAGCAACCGCAGAAGCAATGAATGAGGCAATTTCAATGGCAGATTCCGAGAAACAATTGCGCCATGAAAAGCACTACAGGTATGTCAGCACGCATGATGTGGCATATTGGTCAAGGAGTTTCTATCAAGATATGGAGCGGACTTGCAAAGACCATTTCAGAAGGCGCTGCTGGGGAATTGGCTTGAGCTTTGGTTTCAGAGTTGTGGCGCTTGAtcctaatttcaaaaaattaaatatagatcAAATTGAATCTGCATATATAAAGTCCAAAAACAGAGCTATACTCTTGGACTATGATGGAACTGTAATGCCTCAAACCACCATCAATAAGACCCCAAACCAAGAGGTCATTTCAATCATAAATACTCTTTGTAGTGATGTCAAGAACACCGTCTTTGTTGTCAGTGGAAGGGGAAGGGATAGTTTAGGGAAGTGGTTTGCTCATTGCAAGAAACTTGGAATTGCTGCTGAGCATGGGTACTTCATGAG GTGGTCTGTGGATGAGGACTGGGAGAACTGCGGGCAGAGTAGTGATTTTGGATGGACTCAAATAGCTGAACCTGTTATGAATCTGTACACAGAAGCCACTGATGGATCTTCCATCGAGACGAAAGAGAGCGCTTTGGTTTGGCACCACAGAGATGCAGATCCAGGTTTTGGAGCTGCTCAGGCCAAGGAATTGTTGGACCATCTTGAGAGCGTGCTTGCAAATGAGCCTGTTGCAGTCAAAAGTGGTCAATGCATTGTGGAAGTTAAGCCCCAG GGAATTAGTAAAGGTTCTGTGGCAGAAAAGATCTTTACATCAATGGCTGAAAGTGGAAGACAGGCTGATTTTGTATTGTGTATTGGGGATGACAGATCAGATGAGGATATGTTTGAAAGCATTGATAATGCAATAGCGAACGGTATCCTAACCTCAAGCAAATCTGTCTTCGCTTGCACTGTTGGTCAGAAACCAAGCAAAGCCAAGTATTATTTGGATGACACAACTGATGTCATAAACATGCTCGAAGCTCTTGCAGAAGCTTCCGACCCTTCACCCTCTGCAGGAAGCTCCCCCTGA